CCTGCAACAGCACGCTACCTTGCCAGCGCTGTCGTTTGGCAATCGCCGGATAGCGTTTGGCCTGCTCGATTTCTGCAAATAACATCTGGGCCAGCCAACCGAAATCAGGCATGAAGGCCCGCGACACGATGGCCTCGCGGGCCTGGGGCGCAGGTCGGTTGACCAAGCGCAGGGTTTCGGGTACGGCGGGTTCCATGGCCAGGTTTGAGGGAACGGCGGCTTCGATGGGGGGGGGCGGTAGGACGGCGATCGCTGCGGTCGGGACCGGCAAGTCTGAAGGCGAGGGGTCTGCCAGCGTATCAGTGCCAGGGTTCTGAACGGGCTGTTCGGG
The Nitrospira defluvii DNA segment above includes these coding regions:
- a CDS encoding energy transducer TonB — translated: MEPAVPETLRLVNRPAPQAREAIVSRAFMPDFGWLAQMLFAEIEQAKRYPAIAKRQRWQGSVLLQARVHDDGRLSDIAVVEPSGHEILDLDAIALLERASPVSLKYPLGQPYVVVHIPIGYRLE